In Spodoptera frugiperda isolate SF20-4 chromosome 1, AGI-APGP_CSIRO_Sfru_2.0, whole genome shotgun sequence, the following are encoded in one genomic region:
- the LOC118273580 gene encoding ragulator complex protein LAMTOR5 — protein MEKELDKVVEEIMSTPNVSGCLVADHQGLCLAAKGTAHVDSAGIVVAISEQACKIQPNLKPPTVCLETDKKQCLIQRHGTITGAIIKQKS, from the coding sequence ATGGAAAAGGAATTAGACAAAGTAGTTGAGGAGATAATGTCGACTCCTAACGTGAGTGGATGTTTAGTGGCGGATCACCAAGGATTATGTTTAGCTGCTAAAGGCACAGCGCACGTTGACTCAGCGGGTATAGTAGTGGCGATATCGGAGCAGGCGTGTAAAATACAACCGAATTTGAAGCCTCCCACCGTCTGTTTGGAGACAGACAAGAAGCAGTGCTTGATTCAGCGACACGGAACCATTACGGGAGCGATAATCAAACAGAAATCGTAG